The stretch of DNA TAGTTTCTCATCAATCGATGCCGTATAGACCTCGACGTCTGGGTAAATTTCACTAAATCTCTTTAGCCCCTCAGGTGCAGCGATGATAGAGATAAATTTGATCTCTTTAACGCCCTTTTCACGCAAGAATTTGACCGCATCTATCGCCGTGCCACCAGTTGCAAACATAGGGTCAATTATGATCGCCATGCGCTCTTTTGCATCTTTTGGAAGCTTTGCGTAGAAAAACTCAGCCTGCGCTGTCTCTTCGTTTCGCTGAAAGCCCAAAAAGCCCACGCTTGCATCTGGGATGATAGTAAAAACGCTATCAAGCATGCCAAGAGCAGCCCTTAAAATGGGGCATATCATCACCTTTGTAGTAAGCCTTTTTGCATCTGCCACCGCAACTGGAGTTTGGACTTTGACATCTTTTA from Campylobacter concisus encodes:
- the upp gene encoding uracil phosphoribosyltransferase translates to MQNVKLISHPLIEHKLTILRDKNTQPFQFRMLVDEISYLMIFEATRNLKVKDVKVQTPVAVADAKRLTTKVMICPILRAALGMLDSVFTIIPDASVGFLGFQRNEETAQAEFFYAKLPKDAKERMAIIIDPMFATGGTAIDAVKFLREKGVKEIKFISIIAAPEGLKRFSEIYPDVEVYTASIDEKLNEKNYIVPGLGDAGDRVFNTL